Within Winogradskyella helgolandensis, the genomic segment GTTCACAATGGCTGTTGCACGTTTTGCAGATAAATCCCAATTACCACTCAATTGCGCATTACCTTTATATGGTACATTATCCGTATGACCTTCAATCAATACCGAAATTTCAGGATTTTCAGCCAATACGCTTCCCAGTTGTTTAACCGCTTGCTTACCTTGAGAGCCAACATACCAACTTCCAGATTCAAACAATAATTTGTTTTCCATAGAAATGTATACTTTTCCATTGCGTTGCTCAACGGTTAAGCCTTTACCTTCAAAATTAGTCAACGCTTTAGAAATGGCATCTTTTAATTTGTTCATTGCTGCATCCTTACTCGCAATAACATTTTCTAATTCAGCCACACGTTGCGAACGACTTTCCAATTCTTGCTTCAACGTATTTAAACGTTCGTTTTCTGCGGCTAAAGCCTGCTCCTTTGCTTCCAATTGTGCTAAAAGCTCTCTATTCTTTTGTGCATTTTTAGCAATTGAAGCTGAACTATTTTCCTCTAAAGCTTTATAAGACGCTTTTAAAGTTTCTAAATTCGATTTTGCCGCCGCATAATCTGCTTGAAGTTTATCGCGTTCAGCAACAGCCTTGTCATAAGAGGTTTGCAATTGACCTAAATCATTTGTAAGCTTTGTTTTATCACTAGACAAAGCCTCTACTTCATCAGTTAAACCACGGTTTTCTTGTTTTAGATTGGCATATTTATCTTCAAGATCTGTGTAGATTTTTTTCGACACACAAGATGAAAAAAGCGTGATGGTTAATGCTAAGATTGAAAGTTTTTTAATCATGATTCTTTTGTTAAGTTGTTTTAAGTTTAATTATTATTTGGGGTAATTTCAATAGTTATATTTTAAATATCCAATTCTAATAAAATTGGACAATGGTCACTATGAACCGCTTCAGTTAGTATAACGCTGCGTTTTATTTTTTCTTGTAAAGGTGCGCTTACCATGGCATAATCTAATCGCCAACCTTTATTGTTTGCTCTAGAATTTGCTCTGTAACTCCACCAAGAATACTCCTGACGTTCAGGATGTAAATACCTAAAACTATCTATAAATCCACTATCTATAAATTCTCCTAACCATTCACGTTCTTCGGGTAAAAAACCTGAAACTCCTTTCATTTTTGGGTTATGAATATCAATTTCTTCATGACAAATATTATAATCACCACAAACCACTAAGTTTGGTTTTTCGGTCTGAAGTTCAATCAAATACTGTTGAATAAGATTCATATATTC encodes:
- a CDS encoding OmpA/MotB family protein produces the protein MIKKLSILALTITLFSSCVSKKIYTDLEDKYANLKQENRGLTDEVEALSSDKTKLTNDLGQLQTSYDKAVAERDKLQADYAAAKSNLETLKASYKALEENSSASIAKNAQKNRELLAQLEAKEQALAAENERLNTLKQELESRSQRVAELENVIASKDAAMNKLKDAISKALTNFEGKGLTVEQRNGKVYISMENKLLFESGSWYVGSQGKQAVKQLGSVLAENPEISVLIEGHTDNVPYKGNAQLSGNWDLSAKRATAIVNILRENDAINPENLTAAGRGEFAPIATNDTADGKAKNRRIEVILTPKLDEISKLLNEI
- a CDS encoding exodeoxyribonuclease III, whose translation is MKIVSYNVNGIRAALNKGFIEWLTATDPDVVCLQEIKAMEEQLDLNLFTEAGYKFNYWFSAQKKGYSGVAILCKTEPNHIEFGTGIESMDFEGRNIRVDYDGVSVMSMYLPSGTNDARLSHKFEYMNLIQQYLIELQTEKPNLVVCGDYNICHEEIDIHNPKMKGVSGFLPEEREWLGEFIDSGFIDSFRYLHPERQEYSWWSYRANSRANNKGWRLDYAMVSAPLQEKIKRSVILTEAVHSDHCPILLELDI